Proteins encoded by one window of Emticicia oligotrophica DSM 17448:
- the ftsH gene encoding ATP-dependent zinc metalloprotease FtsH, whose protein sequence is MSDNNSNEFQKRKPTNNGGGGLQGWIVAAIIMGIIGFLLFSRSASLAPIKYKQLEQMILQKDVEKVAVVEGNRSVEVTLTRDALQKPEYKKDLGNNRYNASGPHLKVDLISVESFMNDYTNFLKTAPIDEAYRQALYPESIERQDMMNMVWQLLPFIVVLGLMYFLMSRMTGGGGPGGAIFNIGKSRAALFDADNKVKITFNDVAGLEEAKEELQEIVDFLKTPKKYTELGGKIPKGALLVGPPGTGKTLLAKAVAGEASVPFFSLSGSDFVEMFVGVGAARVRDLFKQAKEKAPCIIFIDEIDAVGRSRGRGSMPGANDERENTLNSLLVEMDGFGSDAGIIILAATNRPDVLDSALMRPGRFDRQISVDAPDIIGREAIFKVHMKPLKLSNDIDIKKLAAQTPGFAGAEIANVCNEAALLAARRGKSAIDMQDFHDAIDREIGGLEKKNKLISPEEKEIVAYHEAGHAVAGWFLEHANPLVKVSIVPRGIAALGYAQYLPKEQYLYRTEQLFDEMCMTLGGRAAEEVVFGKITTGALSDLERITKSAYGMISVYGMNDRIGNVSYYDSKGQGEMSFTKPYSEDTAKVIDEEVKKLIDSAYVRTKELLIEKREELEKIAQELLKKEILYQSDLVDLIGKRPFEKLTNYQEFMDKVDTPTEEQPSVTE, encoded by the coding sequence ATGTCAGACAACAACAGTAATGAGTTCCAAAAAAGAAAACCGACCAACAACGGTGGTGGCGGTTTACAAGGCTGGATTGTAGCGGCAATTATCATGGGGATTATCGGCTTTTTGTTATTTTCTAGGTCAGCTTCTTTGGCTCCTATCAAATACAAACAGCTTGAACAAATGATTCTACAAAAAGATGTAGAGAAAGTAGCCGTTGTAGAAGGAAACCGAAGTGTAGAAGTAACACTTACTCGTGATGCTTTACAAAAACCAGAATATAAAAAAGATTTAGGTAATAATCGTTATAATGCAAGTGGTCCGCACTTAAAAGTTGATTTGATTTCGGTTGAATCGTTTATGAACGATTACACGAATTTTCTAAAAACTGCACCTATTGATGAAGCTTACCGACAAGCATTGTATCCAGAAAGCATTGAGCGTCAGGATATGATGAATATGGTTTGGCAATTACTTCCATTTATTGTTGTATTAGGCTTGATGTATTTCTTAATGAGCCGAATGACAGGTGGTGGTGGCCCCGGTGGTGCAATCTTCAATATCGGAAAATCAAGAGCTGCTTTGTTTGATGCCGATAATAAAGTAAAAATCACTTTTAATGATGTAGCAGGTCTAGAAGAAGCGAAAGAAGAACTTCAAGAAATCGTTGATTTCTTAAAAACTCCAAAAAAATATACTGAGCTTGGAGGTAAAATACCAAAAGGTGCTTTATTAGTAGGCCCTCCAGGAACAGGTAAAACACTCTTAGCTAAAGCTGTGGCTGGTGAAGCCAGTGTGCCTTTCTTCTCATTGTCAGGTTCTGATTTCGTAGAAATGTTTGTGGGTGTAGGTGCCGCTCGTGTACGTGACCTCTTCAAACAAGCGAAAGAAAAAGCTCCATGTATCATTTTTATTGATGAAATTGATGCCGTTGGTCGCTCACGTGGACGTGGTTCAATGCCAGGTGCTAACGACGAACGTGAAAATACACTTAACTCGCTATTGGTAGAAATGGATGGCTTTGGTTCAGATGCTGGTATTATTATTTTAGCAGCTACCAACCGCCCAGATGTACTAGATTCTGCTTTGATGCGTCCGGGCCGTTTCGACCGCCAAATTAGTGTCGATGCTCCAGATATCATCGGTCGTGAGGCTATTTTCAAAGTGCACATGAAGCCTTTGAAATTATCTAATGATATTGATATTAAAAAACTAGCTGCACAAACACCTGGTTTTGCTGGTGCAGAAATTGCCAACGTTTGTAATGAAGCTGCCCTTTTGGCTGCTCGTCGTGGAAAATCAGCTATTGATATGCAAGATTTCCATGATGCCATCGACCGTGAAATTGGTGGTTTAGAAAAGAAAAACAAACTAATTTCTCCAGAAGAAAAAGAGATTGTTGCTTATCATGAAGCAGGCCACGCAGTAGCAGGGTGGTTCTTAGAACACGCCAATCCTCTAGTAAAAGTTAGTATTGTACCGCGTGGTATTGCTGCATTAGGATATGCCCAATATTTACCAAAGGAACAATATTTGTATCGTACCGAACAACTTTTCGATGAAATGTGTATGACACTTGGTGGCCGTGCAGCAGAAGAAGTTGTTTTTGGAAAAATCACCACTGGTGCATTGAGCGATTTAGAAAGAATCACGAAAAGTGCTTATGGAATGATTTCCGTTTATGGTATGAACGACCGCATTGGTAATGTTTCTTACTATGACTCGAAAGGACAAGGTGAAATGTCATTTACGAAACCATATTCAGAAGATACTGCAAAGGTAATTGATGAAGAGGTGAAGAAATTGATTGATAGTGCTTACGTTCGCACGAAAGAATTATTAATCGAAAAACGTGAAGAATTAGAGAAAATCGCTCAAGAATTATTGAAAAAAGAAATTCTTTATCAATCAGACTTAGTTGATTTAATTGGTAAGCGTCCGTTTGAGAAATTGACTAATTATCAAGAATTTATGGATAAAGTCGATACTCCAACTGAAGAACAACCTTCAGTAACTGAGTAA
- a CDS encoding hotdog fold thioesterase: MFKKHFDVSKPFGQPSLSEHLGIEIIEVGDDFVRARMPVDYRTTQPFGILHGGASVALAESLGSVASILALDDPTTHRAVGLEINANHIRSVSSGFVYAKATPLHIGRTTHVWDIKITSEEQKLVCAVRFTVAIVEAKKS; this comes from the coding sequence ATGTTTAAAAAGCATTTCGATGTGTCGAAACCCTTTGGTCAACCATCCTTAAGCGAACACTTAGGAATTGAAATTATTGAAGTAGGCGATGATTTTGTAAGAGCTCGAATGCCAGTTGATTACCGTACTACGCAACCTTTTGGAATTTTACACGGAGGTGCGTCTGTGGCATTGGCTGAATCTTTAGGTAGTGTAGCTTCTATTCTAGCATTAGATGACCCCACTACCCATCGAGCGGTGGGTTTGGAAATTAATGCCAATCATATCAGGTCGGTAAGTAGTGGATTTGTTTATGCCAAGGCAACTCCTCTGCATATCGGCCGAACTACTCACGTATGGGATATAAAAATAACTTCAGAAGAACAAAAATTGGTTTGTGCTGTACGATTTACAGTAGCAATAGTTGAGGCAAAAAAATCTTGA
- a CDS encoding histidine phosphatase family protein, whose product MHTKTIYLIRHGETEFNRRGVVQGSGIDSDLNELGFIQARAFFEAYQHIEFDKIYTSKLRRTVQTVQNFIDLGIPFEQFEGLNEISWGEKEGKVPNYLEDENYLEIIANWSNGKTDIPAAPGGETPEQVVARQKEAFEQIMTQTHEKTILVAMHGRAIRILLTHLLELPLSHMDTFQHSNLCLYRLSYDYSNNKFTLDLANDTSHLSEILIK is encoded by the coding sequence TTGCATACCAAAACAATTTACTTAATTCGTCACGGAGAAACCGAATTTAATCGCAGGGGGGTAGTTCAAGGTAGCGGCATCGACTCAGACCTTAATGAACTTGGTTTTATTCAAGCAAGAGCTTTTTTTGAAGCTTATCAACACATTGAGTTTGATAAAATCTACACATCAAAACTTCGTCGAACTGTCCAAACAGTTCAAAACTTTATTGATTTAGGTATTCCTTTTGAGCAATTTGAAGGCCTAAACGAAATTAGTTGGGGAGAAAAAGAGGGGAAAGTGCCTAACTATTTAGAAGATGAGAACTATCTCGAAATTATAGCGAATTGGAGCAACGGAAAAACGGATATTCCTGCAGCACCAGGGGGTGAAACGCCAGAACAAGTAGTTGCTCGCCAAAAAGAGGCATTTGAGCAAATTATGACTCAAACTCATGAAAAAACCATTTTGGTTGCCATGCACGGAAGAGCAATAAGAATCTTGTTAACTCATTTATTGGAGTTACCTTTATCGCATATGGATACATTCCAACATAGTAATTTATGCCTTTATCGACTAAGCTACGATTATTCAAATAATAAATTTACATTAGATTTAGCAAATGACACCTCACATCTATCAGAAATATTGATAAAATAA
- a CDS encoding sensor histidine kinase, with amino-acid sequence MSKNKLYWLFQIVGWGLYFSNEIVAYTIQYGFDNQMVFQACANMVLAILLTHSFRFIVKRYNWITLPMPQLAIRVVLGVFVMTDLLVALNLPLDAKYTGQLLNENPILAIEYFINLSKPTMVWVLIYVFYHYSEEKRQREIEQLKLRTSIKETEAKVLKAQMNPHFMFNALNSIRALVYEDPSKAQQGITQLSNILRSSLIADRRTTISLKEELKTIEDYLALEKVRYEERLQTKWDVDNETLGIQVPPMMLQTLVENAIKHGVQKAIGWGFVEINTSIIDDKLLIKIRNTGQLHSTESDSESSGFGLKNTAQRLDILYSSDAYFKIYQEDNLTVCAEIMIPTGNPDIKTNLSFDSTAAKAAS; translated from the coding sequence ATGAGTAAAAACAAATTATATTGGTTATTTCAAATTGTAGGATGGGGGCTTTATTTTAGTAATGAAATAGTTGCTTATACCATTCAATATGGATTCGATAACCAAATGGTGTTTCAAGCTTGTGCTAACATGGTTTTGGCCATTTTACTCACGCACTCATTCCGATTCATTGTCAAAAGATACAACTGGATTACTCTACCCATGCCCCAGTTGGCCATTAGGGTTGTTTTAGGTGTATTTGTGATGACAGATTTACTGGTAGCCTTAAACCTTCCACTCGATGCCAAATATACGGGTCAATTATTAAACGAAAACCCTATTTTAGCCATAGAATACTTCATTAACCTTTCAAAACCAACAATGGTTTGGGTGTTAATCTATGTATTTTATCATTATTCTGAAGAAAAACGCCAACGTGAAATAGAGCAGTTGAAACTTCGTACCTCTATCAAAGAAACAGAAGCGAAGGTACTTAAGGCACAAATGAATCCACACTTTATGTTTAATGCTTTGAATAGTATCAGAGCGTTGGTTTATGAAGACCCCTCTAAGGCTCAACAAGGTATTACACAATTATCTAACATCCTTCGCAGCTCACTGATTGCCGACCGTCGAACCACTATTTCGCTCAAAGAAGAACTCAAAACTATTGAAGACTATCTAGCCTTAGAAAAGGTTAGATATGAAGAACGCCTTCAAACAAAATGGGATGTAGATAATGAAACACTTGGTATTCAAGTGCCACCAATGATGCTACAAACTTTGGTTGAAAATGCCATTAAACACGGCGTTCAAAAAGCTATTGGATGGGGGTTTGTTGAAATAAATACAAGTATTATTGATGACAAACTCTTGATAAAGATTAGAAATACAGGTCAATTACATAGTACTGAGTCTGATTCTGAATCAAGTGGTTTTGGCTTAAAAAATACTGCTCAACGCCTTGATATTTTGTATAGTAGTGATGCTTATTTCAAAATTTATCAAGAAGATAACTTAACTGTTTGTGCTGAAATTATGATTCCAACTGGTAATCCTGATATAAAAACAAATCTTTCATTTGATTCGACAGCAGCAAAAGCCGCCAGTTAA
- a CDS encoding LytR/AlgR family response regulator transcription factor — MKAIIIDDERLARNELRRLLENFPKIEIIGEAANADEALNLIDELSPDLLFLDIQMPGKTGFQLLESIEGKVPEVIFTTAYDEYALKAFEFNALDYLMKPIDVQRLAEAIQRVEEEQIHDVERKEGIKLLGESDQVFVKDGEKCWFVRLGKVRLFESMGNYVRLHFDDQKPMILKSLNSLEERLDPKIYFRANRKHIINLAWIDKIEPWFSGGLLVTLKTTDKGTTTEKIEISRRQAIKFKDLMSL, encoded by the coding sequence ATGAAAGCAATTATCATTGATGACGAACGCCTAGCACGTAATGAATTACGCCGTTTGCTCGAAAACTTTCCAAAAATTGAAATCATTGGCGAGGCTGCTAATGCCGATGAAGCCCTTAATTTAATTGATGAATTATCTCCAGATTTACTTTTCTTGGATATTCAAATGCCCGGTAAAACAGGCTTCCAATTACTAGAATCAATTGAAGGAAAAGTACCAGAAGTAATTTTCACAACGGCTTATGACGAATATGCTCTTAAAGCATTCGAATTCAATGCCCTTGATTACTTGATGAAGCCAATTGATGTACAACGTTTGGCAGAAGCTATTCAACGTGTTGAAGAAGAGCAAATTCATGATGTTGAACGCAAAGAAGGAATCAAGCTTTTGGGAGAATCAGACCAAGTTTTTGTAAAAGATGGTGAAAAATGCTGGTTTGTTCGTTTAGGTAAAGTTCGTTTGTTTGAATCAATGGGTAATTATGTGCGTCTGCATTTCGACGACCAAAAGCCTATGATTCTTAAATCTTTAAATAGTTTAGAAGAACGACTTGACCCCAAAATTTATTTCCGTGCCAATCGGAAGCATATCATTAATCTAGCTTGGATTGATAAAATTGAGCCTTGGTTTTCGGGTGGTTTACTCGTAACACTGAAAACAACAGATAAAGGAACTACTACCGAAAAAATCGAAATATCTCGCCGCCAAGCCATCAAATTCAAAGATTTGATGTCGCTGTAA
- a CDS encoding acyl-CoA carboxylase subunit beta, giving the protein MTAKSNLDKLEILNSKNQEALLGGGEKRIESQHKKGKLTARERIELLLDEGTFEEIGRFVMHRSKDFGLDKEYYLGDGVVTGYGTISGRLVYVFAQDFTVFGGSLSETYAEKICKIMDMAMKNGAPVIGLNDSGGARIQEGVNSLAGYADIFYRNTLASGVIPQISAIMGPCAGGAVYSPALTDYVLMVENTSYMFVTGPNVVKTVTHEDVSSEELGGAMTHATKSGVTHFVSPNEVECINDIKKLFSYIPSNCEEQPPFVAYESNGNEKRPELAKLMPENPNQPYDMREVVEQLVDEGSFFEVHKNFAENIVVGFARIGGRSIGVVGNQPAVMAGVLDINASLKGARFVRFCDCYNIPLLVLEDVPGFLPGTDQEWNGIISHGAKLLYAFCEATVPRVTVITRKAYGGAYCVMNSKHIGADMNYAWTSAEIAVMGAAGAAEIIFRKEISEAVDPAAELQNKVDEYTEKFANPYKAAHRGYIDEVINPVDTREKLIKAFKMLENKATNLPRKKHGNIPL; this is encoded by the coding sequence ATGACAGCAAAATCAAACTTAGACAAACTAGAGATACTGAATAGCAAAAATCAAGAAGCACTCTTAGGTGGCGGCGAAAAAAGAATCGAATCACAACATAAAAAAGGTAAACTTACCGCACGTGAACGCATCGAATTATTACTCGATGAAGGTACTTTCGAGGAAATTGGTCGTTTTGTTATGCACCGTAGCAAAGATTTTGGCTTAGATAAAGAATATTATTTAGGTGATGGAGTAGTAACTGGCTACGGTACAATTTCGGGTAGATTAGTCTATGTTTTTGCTCAAGATTTTACGGTTTTTGGCGGCTCTCTCTCTGAAACTTATGCCGAAAAAATCTGTAAAATCATGGATATGGCTATGAAAAATGGTGCACCAGTCATTGGCCTAAATGATTCAGGCGGTGCTCGTATTCAAGAGGGTGTCAACTCTTTGGCGGGTTATGCAGATATTTTTTACAGAAACACATTAGCTTCAGGTGTCATTCCACAAATCTCGGCAATTATGGGGCCATGTGCTGGTGGAGCTGTTTATTCTCCTGCCCTAACAGATTATGTTTTAATGGTAGAGAATACCTCTTATATGTTCGTAACAGGGCCAAATGTTGTGAAAACAGTTACGCACGAAGATGTGAGTTCAGAAGAATTAGGTGGAGCCATGACACACGCCACTAAATCAGGAGTTACACACTTTGTTTCTCCAAATGAAGTCGAGTGTATCAATGATATAAAAAAACTCTTTAGTTATATTCCTTCAAACTGCGAAGAACAACCTCCATTCGTGGCGTATGAGTCTAATGGAAATGAAAAAAGACCAGAATTAGCCAAGTTAATGCCCGAAAATCCGAATCAACCTTATGATATGCGTGAAGTAGTAGAGCAATTGGTTGATGAAGGCAGTTTTTTTGAAGTACATAAGAATTTTGCTGAAAATATTGTTGTTGGTTTTGCCCGAATTGGTGGTCGAAGTATCGGAGTTGTAGGTAATCAACCAGCAGTAATGGCTGGTGTACTTGATATAAATGCAAGTTTGAAAGGTGCAAGATTCGTACGCTTTTGCGATTGTTACAATATTCCACTTTTAGTTTTAGAAGATGTACCTGGTTTTCTCCCGGGAACTGACCAAGAATGGAATGGTATTATTTCGCACGGAGCTAAATTACTTTATGCTTTTTGTGAGGCCACAGTACCAAGAGTTACGGTGATTACTCGAAAAGCCTATGGGGGAGCTTACTGTGTTATGAATTCAAAGCACATTGGGGCTGATATGAATTACGCTTGGACCTCAGCCGAAATTGCTGTAATGGGTGCTGCTGGTGCAGCAGAGATTATATTTAGAAAGGAAATTTCAGAAGCAGTTGACCCAGCAGCCGAACTTCAAAATAAAGTAGATGAATACACTGAAAAGTTTGCTAATCCTTACAAAGCGGCACACCGTGGCTATATCGATGAGGTTATAAATCCTGTGGATACACGTGAGAAATTGATAAAAGCATTTAAAATGCTTGAAAATAAGGCAACAAATCTTCCTCGTAAAAAACACGGAAATATTCCGCTATAA
- a CDS encoding GNAT family N-acetyltransferase: MISKANISDIPALNLLVNSAYRGESSKKGWTTEEHLLDGIRTDEESLEELLTNPNATILKYSENDKILGCVYLEKQADKLYLGMLTVSPELQGAGIGKKLIKAAEQLAREEDLEKVSMTVISVRKELIEFYERRGYQSTGERKPFPMDNPKFGLPKQVLEFIVMEKKIA, encoded by the coding sequence ATGATTAGCAAAGCAAACATAAGCGACATCCCTGCTTTAAATTTATTAGTTAATTCGGCATATCGTGGAGAATCCTCTAAGAAAGGTTGGACAACCGAAGAACATTTATTAGATGGGATTAGAACCGATGAAGAGTCTTTAGAAGAACTACTTACAAACCCCAATGCCACCATTCTAAAATATTCGGAAAATGACAAAATTCTCGGTTGTGTTTACCTTGAAAAACAAGCAGATAAACTTTACTTAGGAATGTTAACAGTTTCGCCCGAATTACAAGGAGCAGGAATTGGGAAAAAATTAATCAAAGCTGCTGAACAATTAGCTAGAGAAGAAGATTTAGAAAAAGTATCTATGACTGTCATTTCAGTAAGAAAAGAACTCATAGAATTTTACGAACGCCGAGGATACCAATCAACTGGAGAACGAAAACCATTTCCAATGGATAACCCAAAGTTCGGATTACCCAAACAAGTTTTAGAATTCATTGTGATGGAGAAAAAAATCGCCTAA
- a CDS encoding glycogen/starch synthase, which translates to MRKLRILYVASEINPFLQVSEVAEFLRKLPQAMQEKGMEIRILIPRFGSINERKNRLHEVVRLSGINITVGDDEKPLIIKVASIPTAKLQVYFLDNEDYFNRKYVFLDKEGSFYDDNDERTIFFCKGVLETVKKLGWAPDIVHCTDWMTSLIPLYLKTTYKNDPVFKDTKSVFTVYNNSFDHKFDEDIIEKAKSMDVSDENLSNLRSADFEGFIKIGCQYADAIVRANEESNEKLSKLLNEIAANTIEASIEDDNVTETYFNLYTELVPE; encoded by the coding sequence ATGCGTAAACTTCGTATTCTATACGTCGCAAGTGAGATAAATCCCTTCCTGCAAGTTTCAGAAGTAGCTGAATTTCTTCGTAAACTGCCGCAAGCCATGCAAGAGAAAGGCATGGAAATCAGAATTCTAATCCCACGCTTTGGGTCTATCAACGAGCGTAAAAACCGCCTCCATGAAGTGGTGCGTCTATCAGGTATTAATATTACCGTTGGAGATGATGAAAAACCCCTGATTATTAAAGTAGCTTCGATACCAACTGCAAAATTGCAAGTTTATTTTTTAGACAACGAAGACTATTTTAACAGAAAATACGTTTTCTTAGATAAGGAAGGAAGTTTTTACGATGATAATGACGAAAGAACAATTTTCTTCTGCAAGGGCGTATTAGAAACTGTAAAAAAACTTGGTTGGGCTCCTGACATCGTTCATTGTACAGATTGGATGACATCGTTGATTCCTTTGTATTTGAAAACGACTTACAAAAACGACCCTGTCTTTAAAGATACTAAATCAGTATTTACAGTTTATAACAATAGCTTCGACCATAAATTCGATGAAGACATTATTGAAAAAGCCAAATCAATGGATGTTTCGGATGAAAATTTATCAAACCTACGTTCAGCCGATTTTGAAGGTTTTATAAAAATAGGTTGCCAGTACGCCGATGCTATTGTAAGAGCCAACGAGGAATCGAATGAAAAATTAAGTAAACTTTTGAATGAAATTGCAGCAAACACTATCGAAGCAAGCATTGAAGATGACAACGTTACGGAAACGTATTTTAACCTTTACACAGAACTTGTTCCTGAATAA
- a CDS encoding DUF4270 family protein → MRNLAIMLFSALFFSCEDPTAILINTSNTGGQVATIFTDTVKVASSSLLLDSTFTSGQAGGVVGRYKDPLLGEVSAKTFTEISLPLLNTDVFTTLKFPAADSGITVYDSVYVFFAHNGFAYGDSTKDYNLTLHRLTQSFDKTRYTNEDVMTYDPTPMASKTFTYKELKRANSTVQDSLISMKLPKSLGEEIYKLFYTESGSTIEKFTAAVKGIALVSNQTAQNVYGISLAGSYIQLYYHTTTSTDRKSIPLTFYSKRFSQIQGNRAGTVLQNLKKLQPISSSLTSNRAYLQSGIGISPKINFPSLSAFATSGSLIVNKAELVIEADLDQITGNYPVPAQVSLVHLDNENRLRKTSTGLIDFVGLDGLTGTQYTASYNKTTNSYSFNFTSLLQDLINKKQTNNGLAIVPSLLNTTTSTISVYNSNVSRLVVKNIKLNVYYSTKK, encoded by the coding sequence ATGCGGAATTTAGCAATAATGCTATTTTCCGCATTATTTTTCTCGTGCGAAGACCCAACCGCAATTCTTATCAATACATCAAACACTGGTGGTCAGGTAGCAACTATTTTTACAGATACTGTAAAAGTAGCCTCATCGTCATTATTGCTTGATTCAACATTTACATCCGGACAAGCTGGTGGGGTAGTTGGACGCTATAAAGACCCTCTTTTAGGAGAAGTAAGTGCGAAAACATTTACCGAAATCTCCCTCCCATTATTGAATACAGATGTATTTACAACACTTAAGTTTCCTGCGGCAGACTCAGGTATCACTGTTTATGACTCTGTTTACGTATTTTTTGCTCATAATGGCTTTGCTTACGGCGATAGTACCAAAGATTATAATCTTACGCTTCACCGTCTCACTCAGAGCTTTGATAAAACAAGATATACTAATGAAGATGTAATGACTTACGACCCAACCCCAATGGCAAGTAAGACATTTACTTATAAAGAATTAAAGCGTGCTAATTCAACCGTACAGGATAGTTTAATTTCGATGAAATTACCGAAATCACTTGGTGAAGAAATTTATAAATTATTCTATACAGAATCAGGTTCAACAATCGAAAAATTTACTGCTGCTGTCAAAGGAATTGCTTTAGTTTCAAACCAAACAGCTCAGAATGTTTATGGTATTTCTTTAGCCGGAAGTTATATTCAGCTTTACTACCATACTACTACATCGACTGATAGAAAGAGTATTCCACTTACATTTTACTCAAAGCGTTTTAGTCAAATACAAGGTAATAGAGCGGGTACAGTTCTACAAAACTTGAAAAAATTACAACCAATTTCGTCAAGCCTAACCAGCAATCGTGCATATTTACAATCAGGTATCGGAATATCACCAAAGATTAATTTCCCTTCATTATCAGCATTTGCAACAAGTGGTAGTTTGATTGTCAATAAAGCTGAATTAGTAATTGAGGCTGATTTAGACCAAATCACTGGTAATTATCCCGTTCCAGCTCAAGTATCATTAGTGCATTTAGACAATGAAAATAGATTGAGAAAAACATCAACAGGTTTAATTGATTTTGTGGGTCTAGATGGTCTAACTGGCACTCAATATACGGCATCTTACAATAAAACCACCAATAGTTATAGCTTTAATTTCACTTCTTTACTTCAAGACTTGATTAATAAAAAGCAAACAAACAACGGATTAGCAATCGTTCCTAGTTTATTGAATACAACAACCTCTACCATCTCGGTTTATAATAGTAATGTATCTAGATTAGTAGTTAAAAATATAAAGCTGAATGTTTATTACTCAACGAAAAAATAA
- the aceA gene encoding isocitrate lyase, whose amino-acid sequence MTTRQQRINELISDWTTNPRWKGIERPYTADEVVKLTGSFQIEHTIAKLGAERLWKMLNQDNWVAGLGALTGNQAIQEVQAGMKAIYLSGWQVAADANLAGQMYPDQSLYPADSVPSVVRRINNALLRADQIQSVNGEGDTHWLVPIIADAEAGFGGNLNAFELMKMMIEAGASGVHFEDQLSSAKKCGHLGGKVLVPTQEAINKLIAARLAADVMGTQTLVIARTDAEAANLITSDIDERDHKFIKSTERTPEGFFYVKNGLEQGINRGLSYAPYADLIWMETGNPDLGLAREFAQGIREKYPEKMLAYNCSPSFNWAKYMNENQMLTFREELAEMGYKFQFITLAGFHALNTAMFELSSAYVERGMAGFSELQQREFALQNKGFKAIKHQAFVGTGYFDAVQNVVTAGAASTTAMANSTETEQFH is encoded by the coding sequence ATGACAACGAGACAACAACGAATCAATGAGTTAATTTCTGATTGGACAACTAATCCACGCTGGAAAGGTATCGAACGACCATATACTGCTGATGAAGTAGTAAAACTTACTGGCTCTTTTCAAATTGAGCACACCATTGCGAAGTTGGGTGCTGAACGCCTCTGGAAAATGCTTAATCAAGATAATTGGGTAGCTGGTTTAGGAGCTTTAACAGGAAATCAGGCCATTCAAGAGGTTCAAGCAGGAATGAAAGCTATTTACCTATCTGGTTGGCAAGTAGCAGCAGATGCCAATTTAGCTGGACAGATGTATCCTGACCAAAGCCTTTATCCAGCCGATTCAGTTCCAAGTGTGGTTCGTAGAATTAATAATGCATTATTACGTGCTGATCAGATTCAATCGGTTAATGGTGAAGGAGATACACATTGGTTAGTGCCAATTATTGCAGATGCAGAAGCTGGTTTTGGAGGAAATTTGAATGCATTTGAATTGATGAAAATGATGATTGAAGCAGGTGCTTCTGGTGTTCACTTTGAAGACCAACTTTCTTCAGCCAAGAAATGTGGTCATTTGGGTGGAAAGGTTTTGGTGCCTACCCAAGAAGCCATTAACAAACTTATTGCCGCTCGTTTGGCCGCTGATGTGATGGGCACTCAAACTTTAGTAATTGCAAGGACTGATGCAGAGGCTGCTAATTTGATTACCTCTGATATTGATGAACGTGACCATAAATTCATTAAATCTACTGAACGTACACCCGAAGGATTCTTTTATGTGAAAAATGGATTAGAGCAAGGTATCAATCGTGGTTTAAGTTATGCTCCCTATGCTGATTTAATTTGGATGGAAACTGGAAATCCAGACTTAGGTTTAGCTAGAGAATTTGCTCAAGGAATTCGAGAAAAATATCCTGAAAAAATGTTGGCTTATAATTGTTCACCTTCATTTAATTGGGCAAAATACATGAACGAAAATCAAATGCTCACCTTTCGTGAAGAATTGGCTGAGATGGGTTATAAGTTCCAATTTATAACTTTAGCTGGTTTTCATGCCCTAAATACTGCCATGTTTGAGTTATCGAGTGCTTATGTTGAACGAGGCATGGCTGGTTTCTCTGAATTACAGCAACGTGAATTTGCTCTTCAAAATAAAGGTTTTAAGGCTATCAAACATCAAGCTTTTGTTGGTACTGGATATTTTGATGCCGTTCAGAATGTCGTTACTGCGGGTGCCGCTTCAACAACTGCTATGGCTAATTCTACGGAAACTGAGCAGTTTCATTAA